Proteins encoded by one window of Flagellimonas lutaonensis:
- a CDS encoding DUF4198 domain-containing protein has product MRKCITFIGLAIVFLLCSSHELFLKSTSYFLEENRAVELFLFNGTFDQSENAIAIDRIVDARIIGPKFELLPANSAYRLEETSTFLNFTTESAGTYVAGVSTLPRTIDLDAKAFNDYLDHEGLKGTLNERKREGTLKDDATEIYSKHVKAILQVGDLMTDDYKTVLGYPIEFLPIDNPYSKKAGEPIRFQLLLEGKPLAGQTVHYSTSVPGKDAHDSEKSSITDNNGIVTIIPSQSGNWYVATIYMEKSDEEGVDYESNWATLTFGLK; this is encoded by the coding sequence ATGAGAAAATGTATCACATTTATTGGCCTTGCCATAGTATTTCTCTTATGTAGTTCTCACGAGCTGTTTCTCAAATCGACATCTTATTTTTTGGAAGAAAACCGAGCGGTGGAATTATTTTTGTTCAATGGCACTTTTGACCAAAGCGAGAATGCCATTGCGATTGATAGGATAGTCGACGCTAGGATAATTGGGCCAAAATTTGAGCTTCTTCCGGCTAATAGTGCCTATCGACTAGAGGAGACTTCTACCTTTTTGAATTTTACCACTGAAAGTGCTGGTACTTATGTTGCCGGTGTTTCCACGCTTCCCAGAACAATTGACCTTGATGCCAAGGCCTTTAATGATTATTTAGATCACGAGGGCCTTAAAGGCACTTTGAATGAACGGAAAAGGGAAGGAACATTGAAAGATGATGCCACTGAAATCTACTCAAAGCATGTCAAGGCTATTTTACAGGTGGGTGACCTTATGACTGATGATTACAAAACTGTTTTAGGATATCCGATTGAATTCCTGCCTATTGACAATCCATACTCAAAAAAAGCAGGGGAACCCATTCGTTTTCAGTTGCTACTAGAGGGCAAACCATTGGCAGGGCAGACTGTGCACTACAGTACTTCTGTACCGGGTAAAGATGCCCATGACAGTGAGAAATCGTCCATTACCGATAACAATGGTATTGTAACCATTATACCAAGCCAGTCCGGTAATTGGTATGTGGCCACGATTTATATGGAAAAAAGTGATGAAGAGGGTGTTGACTACGAGTCAAATTGGGCTACATTGACATTCGGATTGAAATAA
- a CDS encoding CDP-alcohol phosphatidyltransferase family protein, with protein sequence MKKHVPNFITLLNVLSGCIASVFAVLNQLEFAALFVFLGIFCDFFDGLAARLLNVKSALGVQLDSLADMITSGLVPGIVMFQLLTMAQKGGWNLDFFGVHTEVGLVPLLGFLITMASAYRLANFNVDENQVNSFLGLPTPANALLILSLPLILIYQNNDILNSIILNEWFLLALTLLSSYLLNSRIELFALKFENYSFKDNAVKYLFLIGSLVLLLTMKFLAIPVIILFYILASLLSKKPSP encoded by the coding sequence ATGAAAAAACACGTACCTAATTTTATAACCTTGCTCAATGTGCTGAGCGGGTGTATTGCATCGGTTTTTGCTGTGCTGAACCAATTAGAGTTTGCGGCCCTTTTTGTCTTTTTGGGCATTTTCTGTGATTTTTTTGATGGTCTTGCCGCACGTCTCTTGAATGTGAAAAGTGCGCTTGGGGTGCAATTAGACTCGTTGGCCGATATGATAACAAGTGGCCTGGTGCCGGGCATTGTCATGTTCCAATTGTTGACAATGGCCCAAAAAGGAGGGTGGAACCTCGATTTTTTTGGGGTGCATACAGAGGTAGGCTTAGTGCCGCTGTTGGGTTTTTTGATAACCATGGCATCGGCCTATCGGCTGGCCAATTTCAATGTTGACGAGAATCAGGTTAACTCTTTCTTGGGCCTGCCAACGCCAGCAAATGCATTGTTGATTCTTTCGTTGCCGCTTATATTGATCTATCAAAACAACGATATACTTAACAGCATAATATTGAACGAATGGTTCTTGTTGGCATTGACCCTTTTGAGCAGTTACTTGCTCAACTCAAGAATTGAGCTTTTTGCCTTGAAGTTTGAGAATTACAGTTTTAAGGACAACGCCGTAAAATATCTCTTCTTGATAGGGAGTTTGGTACTTTTGCTGACGATGAAGTTTTTGGCAATACCGGTTATTATTCTGTTTTATATATTGGCATCACTCCTTTCAAAGAAGCCATCCCCATGA
- a CDS encoding DUF4105 domain-containing protein: MVRNFFFLACVLLGAFASAQLPRLSQNARISVLTCGSGDELYSAFGHTAFRVQDSVLGLDVVYNYGTFDFDQPNFYLNFAKGNMVYSLSRTRFANFLLEYEADKRWIREQILDLDQVEKNKFLAFLEDNYRPENRNYLYDPLFNNCSNITANILEKLFDNQITYSYSHLEKRHTFRELIMQHLHWNSWSALGINLAYGSVVDREATPYEHMFLPYYTMYQLRNTTKNGKPLVLRERVVLDYDEHEQRSFFLTSPLFWLLLLFMFVAAITFLDYRHDHKNPWLDTVLLTLTGLLGFFIVFLWFFTNHSGTGGNLNILWAVPLNFILVFMLLFAGRPAWYVQYLWFLLGLLALLLAIWVLGIQVFPVLVLPIMATLAIRYLYLWYWEWKVPKP, from the coding sequence ATGGTTCGAAACTTTTTCTTCTTGGCCTGTGTTCTTTTGGGCGCATTTGCTTCAGCGCAACTGCCGAGACTGTCTCAAAATGCGCGAATAAGTGTGCTGACCTGCGGCTCTGGAGATGAACTCTATTCGGCTTTTGGCCATACCGCCTTCAGGGTACAAGATTCGGTCTTGGGCCTGGATGTGGTATACAATTATGGCACTTTTGACTTTGACCAGCCCAATTTCTATTTGAACTTTGCCAAGGGCAACATGGTCTATTCATTGAGTAGAACCCGTTTTGCCAACTTTCTACTGGAATATGAAGCAGATAAAAGATGGATTCGTGAACAGATTCTTGACCTTGACCAAGTGGAAAAAAATAAGTTTCTGGCCTTTTTGGAAGACAATTATCGCCCCGAGAACCGAAATTACCTATATGACCCCCTTTTCAACAATTGTTCGAACATCACCGCCAATATTTTAGAGAAACTGTTCGATAACCAGATCACCTACAGCTATTCGCACCTCGAAAAGCGGCACACCTTTAGAGAGCTTATTATGCAGCACCTACATTGGAACTCGTGGTCTGCCCTTGGAATAAACTTGGCCTATGGGTCGGTGGTAGACAGAGAGGCCACCCCTTACGAACATATGTTCTTGCCCTATTATACCATGTACCAGTTGAGAAACACCACCAAAAATGGCAAGCCCTTGGTGCTTCGCGAGCGGGTGGTATTGGATTATGATGAGCATGAACAACGGAGCTTCTTTTTGACATCGCCCCTTTTCTGGCTTTTGTTGCTGTTCATGTTTGTGGCCGCCATTACCTTTCTTGATTACCGCCATGACCATAAGAACCCATGGCTTGATACCGTTTTGTTAACCCTGACCGGCTTACTCGGCTTTTTCATCGTTTTTCTTTGGTTTTTTACCAATCATTCGGGTACCGGAGGCAACCTGAATATTTTATGGGCGGTACCGTTGAATTTCATATTGGTGTTCATGCTATTGTTCGCTGGCCGCCCTGCTTGGTATGTACAATATCTATGGTTCTTGTTAGGGCTTTTGGCACTCTTATTGGCCATCTGGGTGCTGGGGATTCAGGTTTTTCCGGTACTGGTGCTTCCCATCATGGCTACCCTGGCCATTCGCTACCTGTATTTGTGGTACTGGGAATGGAAAGTGCCAAAGCCCTGA